In Beggiatoa leptomitoformis, the genomic window TCTACCTCACTACTCCAAAAAACGGCGCTACCTACCTGTGGTTTAAACTCCTCTACCTCTTTGGCTAAGCGTTTTTCCCGTTCCAACAAAGTAGCTACCTGCTCATCCAACTTTTTCGCATTATTTGGATTATTCTTATAATCACCAAACCACTTATGACCCTGAATATTGGCAACATCACTACGGACGTTTTCCAACTGAGTAGTTAAGTTCTGATACTGAGTAGATTGCTGTTTGACCTGTTCCGCTTGGCTTGCACTATTGACGATAAGATTAAAAGCGGTAGCCGTCACAGACAGAGCGATTAAGAGAAGAGCAACGATAAGCGTCCACGTTGCCCGCTCACCGTTGCCAATACGAAATTGATAGAGGGATTCCCCCCAGAAAATGACTTTGCTAACCTCAGTAACCGCCACAAAAATGCCAGCCATGACCAAAGGCAACAAACTGATTGCGCCAAAGCTCACAAACAACCATGAGTTATAAACACTCACCAGCATGGCGATAACACCGAATGCAAGTTTGGTGATTATCATTTATACTCAAACCTCGCTATGTTGTTATGCCCTAAGCAATGAGTTTGCATCGCTTAGGGTTTTTGTTTATTGCGGTAACAGTTTTTTGCCGCTTGCAATGAGTTTTTCCAGACTCATCCGAAATACTTTTTCTTCGCGTCCTGACATTCTGTCTTTCAGGTTTAAGCACACCAATATGTCTAAATTGACAAACTGATTATCTTTTACAATCACAGGAACTAGTTCGTCACTCTCAAATAAGCACAAGAATATATCGCCTCTACGCACGTTCTTGTCGATAACTTTCCAGTTGGTTTGGTCGTAATCCAGTTCGCCATTAACAACCTTGAATATCCCGTGCTTAATCAAGTCGTCTAACTCACTTCTGCATAAGTATTTACGCAGTGTGCTGACCTTACTTGTTTTCAGTCTTGGGGTTTTTACTGTACTCATGTTTGAACTCCTATTAATTCGCTATTAGCTGATTCACCTTGTCAATCAGTTCTAAGCCCTTCTTAGTCACTTTGAACTCACCGTTCACCACTTCTAAATATCCCTTCTTAACTAACCCTGCCTCGCTGGTGTTCACAATTTGAGTTAAACGATACACACTCATGATTTTCTCCTGTCTATGGGAATGATTCCCCGCTTGTGTAAAAACTTCAGTCCTTGCCCTAACAGCCAACAAAAAAAAACTATTATCGAGATTAATAAAAACATTTTCATTTAAGAACTTCCTGCATCCGCTTATAAACCAGCGTTCTACTGCTGTACTGCTTCTCTCTGGCTAGGTCAATTCTAAAGAAGTGACTTCGCATATCTCCCGTTAGCGTTCCGTACGGCTTATTCCAGTTCCTTTTGGCTATCCGATAAGCTGACCACAACAGCCTATATTCCTCTTCCGATAACTCCCTAAATTTGCGCTTCTTCATTTCTGTTCTCCAGAATGCTTAAGTTGATACTCTATTATTTGTTGTCTCATTTTCTCTCTTTCCTCTGCTGAAATTGTTTTTATGGGTGGAAGGTTTAAATCAGTTTGTTGAATCTTTCTGAACGTTGAACTCTTTGGCATGAATGCTGAACTCGTTGGCAAAGGGGGAAGATTTAAAGGCTGTTGAACCTTTTGCATCGCTTCCCATTTTTCCCGTTCTGCCCGTTTGCGTCGCTTCTCTGCCAACTGATTCGTCGCTATAAAGTCTCCACGCCTTGCCCGCTGTGCTAGACTTATCAAGAATCCACTAGCGTTTTTTACCGTTCCTTTTGACAGGTTCTCATTGAGTTCATCCAGAACGTCTTGAGGGTTTGGCACACCTTGCAATACTTTGGTGGCTTCCGCTTTCATCTTCTCGGTGTAATCTTTTAAGGCATAATCAAAAATTAACGCTTGTGTGGCTTCAGTTTCAACGGGTTCAAGTTCTTTAATTTCAATCGTTTTATGGGTTTCCAATACTTCAATGATTTCAGGTTCTGTGCTGGCTTCACACGTAATATTTTCAGGTTCAACATAATTAGGGTTAAGGCTTGGGTGTTCGTAAAGGGTGTAGCAATAGCCTATGAACTGTCCTTTTTCGTTGCGTCGTGTTTCGGCGTGCATGTAACCGAATGAAACCAATTCTTTAATTATTTTCCGTATCTTATATTCACCTTCTTGATAGTATTTGACTAAGTACGCAACGTTGATATCCCAGTCATCAAACTGTCGAAGTAACCGACACGCCAACCCTGTTGCACTCATCGATAGCCTTAAATCGGTTAGGATTTCGTTATCTATAGGTGTGTAGTTTTTTCTTTTTGGTGCAACTCGGATTATTCCGATTCTCTTCTCTTTAGTCGTTTTCATGATCTTGTTCTGTACGAATGCTGAAATCGTAAACCGCTTTTGGGTGCAACTCGGATTAGTCCTTGTGTCTTTCTGTTAATCATTTTTCACAAGTTCCGTAATATCTATTTTTAAAGCGTTGGCTATGCGTTTTAGTTGCTCAATGCTTACTCCTTGCTTGCCGTTCTCCATTTGGGATATTCCACTTTGTCTAATATTTGTTAGTTCAGATAATTGTTTTTGTGTTACACCCGCATTTTTTCTTGCATCTTTAATATTCATTTTTAACCTTTAAATTATCAATGTGGAAGATATTTAAAATCCTATATCAATATAACTGACATTTCAATGATAATTTATCAATAAAAAAGATATATTTTTATATTGCATTAAAAAACATAGTGTTATTTTATGAATATCTGAAAAACGAATAATTCGTTTATAATCTTTATATGGCTATGAATCTTCTAATCGGTTCACGTATTCGTGAAGCAAGAAAATCTAAGGGACTAACTCAAAAAGAGTTGGCTGATGCTTTGTCGTGTCAGCAAAGCTATATTTCTAACCTAGAAAAAGGTGAATCAGAAGGAACACCTTCGCAATTGTATGAAATAGCTAGAATTCTTGATGTTAGCGTCGCTAGTTTGTATGGTGAAGAATCTTCCATTGAAACTAAACGACTTTCTGAGCTTTTGGCTGTCCTGTCGCCTGAAGAGTTAGCGGTTATTAATAAGGTAATGGTCGCTTTTGTTGAGTTGCATAAAGTTAGGCATGAAGCAACGAGTTAAAAAATTTTGCCTCTCCATATGGTGAAAAATCCACGCTGGTTTTACCGCTTGTGGCTTCTCCGCGTTCAGGTGAACAAGCCCTACTAAATACTGATAATACTAATTACTGTTTTTTGACTTATTACTGAAAAACACACACACAAGAAAACCATGTGTGATTTTTACGATATGGCTTTTTTTCCCTTCCTCTCGGTGCGTTCACTCATACAAAAAGGAGTGCTACGCACAACCTGTC contains:
- a CDS encoding helix-turn-helix domain-containing protein encodes the protein MNIKDARKNAGVTQKQLSELTNIRQSGISQMENGKQGVSIEQLKRIANALKIDITELVKND
- a CDS encoding helix-turn-helix domain-containing protein, translated to MNLLIGSRIREARKSKGLTQKELADALSCQQSYISNLEKGESEGTPSQLYEIARILDVSVASLYGEESSIETKRLSELLAVLSPEELAVINKVMVAFVELHKVRHEATS